A single window of Agromyces aureus DNA harbors:
- a CDS encoding succinate dehydrogenase iron-sulfur subunit, which yields MSTTTLEQPPAAEAAIQSFTVTFLIRRFDPDVDTEPRWQDFDVEMYATDRVLDALHKIKWEQDGSLTFRRSCAHGICGSDAMRINGRNRLACKTLIKDLDISKPIYVEAIKGLPLEKDLVVDMEPFFASYREVQPFLIANSKPESGKERVQSIAKREIFDDTTKCILCAACTSSCPVFWTDGQYFGPAAIVNAHRFIFDDRDDAANVRLDILNDKEGVWRCRTTFNCTDACPRGIEVTKAIAEVKQAIMRGKP from the coding sequence GTGAGCACCACCACGCTCGAGCAGCCGCCGGCCGCTGAAGCCGCCATCCAGTCGTTCACCGTCACGTTCCTGATCCGCAGGTTCGACCCCGACGTCGACACCGAGCCGCGCTGGCAGGACTTCGACGTCGAGATGTACGCGACCGACCGCGTGCTCGACGCCCTGCACAAGATCAAGTGGGAGCAGGACGGTTCGCTCACGTTCCGTCGGTCGTGCGCGCACGGCATCTGCGGATCCGACGCGATGCGCATCAACGGCCGCAACCGGCTCGCGTGCAAGACCCTCATCAAGGACCTCGACATCTCGAAGCCCATCTACGTCGAGGCCATCAAGGGCCTGCCGCTCGAGAAGGACCTCGTCGTCGACATGGAGCCGTTCTTCGCGAGCTACCGCGAGGTGCAGCCGTTCCTCATCGCGAACTCGAAGCCCGAGTCCGGCAAGGAGCGCGTGCAGTCGATCGCCAAGCGCGAGATCTTCGACGACACCACCAAGTGCATCCTCTGCGCCGCGTGCACCTCGTCGTGCCCCGTGTTCTGGACCGACGGACAGTACTTCGGCCCGGCCGCGATCGTCAACGCGCACCGCTTCATCTTCGACGACCGTGACGATGCGGCGAACGTTCGCCTCGACATCCTGAACGACAAGGAAGGCGTATGGCGCTGCCGCACGACCTTCAACTGCACCGACGCGTGCCCCCGCGGCATCGAGGTGACCAAGGCCATCGCCGAGGTCAAGCAGGCGATCATGCGGGGCAAGCCCTGA
- a CDS encoding VWA domain-containing protein produces MIASIAVGGLLVVGLPTMAFAEGVTPTDPPTEQPITTTETTPPTEAATPTEEATPTEAATPTEEATPTESATPTEEAAEPPAEEAPAAKQAAKESAAGDVGVFSVFPADTANCTTECGNLQITNTVSGGSATPDQWTIHAVRLSNSDNYNFTSGQTRSVPRNNTYTLYAENGPANYTTTGFTCSVGGSGGGDPTFNAANRTVTFSNSNGNPTQKFANCTFTQTFTGPGTINVQVGGVRTGISAVAGLAGVTLQLYTDNAGSFGSIINQPWATCVSLASGVCTFTVPAPNGARYWVAQATPGVPGGWTKNGTLATGTTPASAPYRFQTSVINNGGTYSSTSDFMIATGNTTNNASGGIWQNSLANPPASQKCGVRVALVIDLSGSVAPNFTELKNAAKGFVTALQGTPSQVGIFTFNNVAPASSGANLGITPVSTVAGANTVRNHIDGFSTPTEATNWDRGIYQVATSGTQYDLAVVLTDGNPTVYSNDEGPGNRTRFREVENGVFSANAVKALGTRVIGFGVGDGVGGSPDNLIAISGNTLNSDYFQSADYDEAGTILRNLALGACEGSISVVKQVVSSTSTGESKTGQTPAGGWKFTAAPTTGGITPASQEGTTAAGTGAVNLPLTFAGGTTSGTVNVTEDPQGHSIVQTSGKNAVCTDVATGAAITVGNLATGFSVPVSSTQAITCTVWNRPPLPQATYSVNKVWVVNGVTYQNGQQPIGLTAQLTVGGTNTPWVTVQGPVPANTVISLNETTGVGSRDLCRITDSKVTLANGAAPGNGALPYSATLQPGDNTYTITNTVTCDSQLTLKKTVTNGGVAPSVWNLDAVAPGGSLPGPNGATGTPGATALVTPNTTYPLVETGDPRYVQTLGLNAVPVPPATGSWNCEQVNAGGTVIPGFSDGLNGGVTVPLGFRVQCTAVNQTALLTLIKDVVELEGTDPDPSDWTLTATPNVAIPGLNPASTTTGNTVLVRPGTSYTISESGGPAGYQLRDIQCKTTAGGDYVVTSTVTVAALATGTCIVTNEPIAPQIKLTKVVTGNVAPANQWYLSATAGGTVVGGDGGTGGFVDVPAGVPLTLAESTSLPNAGEFLPGTWSCSKNGGAPVAGPSVPALAPGDKVDCTVTNTLKPIVPTITKTAAIPTANANGTWTIGYDIVVKNPSNFQDLTYTLSDQLKFGTSVTVNSATYQLQPAGAVTAWSVPFANVQAFAGVPTLLKATQQTWHVTVNATVAPNTVPSTDPAACKTGTPGNVGFLNSAVMTVAGTTYPAQDCAVPVNPTITKVGGTAVDNGDGTWTLPYTITVTNPSATTGVVYDLRDKLALPASVTQVGPPVVVSKPGGVTTVPTWTGAVPNDLLADDIALAGGAAAHVYQISVQVSIDSGDPAYTCPSAGGLNNTATLVSGNQTTDATGCVTVNSPTITHTKAVVPGSVSQGSDGKWTIAYDLVVKNTTAVGGLYTLADSLHFGTGVVLTGASYALTKDSVAYPTSWAGSGNIAVDAYLAGNTTTTYRITVSGIGLTGPDLTPAQSACPTGGSANAAFNNTSTLKVAGTSTDASACGFPSAPKIVKSGATSMQRLDDGTWDVSYTLTVSNTDPGAKPSYYTLTDDPAFPAGVDYLSYQIDAQAPVTPYDGSPFTVASNKAIAADAVDVYTVVINVDAPAGEIPPAELECKTDNNPGGVGFLNNAIVTSGEITRTDDDCTNIDRGGEPTVEKGNPTVTQDADGVWTIVYDVTVTGNEDFVSKYTLDDTLRFGPEVDVLSATWTGETSGEWPGPVGGPPTDETAKLVPTDKVIGIAGVHEYTVTVTAKVDKAAFTDPTTNTCAFTEVDPNVGFLNEATLTSNGISSSDTGCGLPAQPKIEKSSVGDVTKVGDHWEATYTVTVQNLSATQALVYDLSDTPDFAGDVSITDREVTSSDVTVNPAWNGASSSDDVVVEDQELLGGATHTFTVVVSFTVDDVDGSDELLCEGEDGKGLLNGATVTSGDTYTDDACFDVPVVVLLDKEWVIDGGAPIAWDSDDLPDGFSAQGTLDGQNVEWDTEYGPYALNDEVTVGETGVQVPENCELVDSSGTGDQTLENTFNTFLVTNYVDCTQTVTLTKVVQNPNGGDAVAADWTLSGENVGDDSDTFTGEGTASGTVDVNVGYTLNEVSTKWVNGVEYEVTATWTCESESGPDAFTLLSTPGSVNATLTVNTLGASVDCTITNSDIAPTLELEKIVKPDSVATDFPPSLWTLTASDNGTTVIEGDGAASGPVESNVSYDLAESADFEGSDEFESGEWVCFDNSQTPPVPVELDDDAVVLQPGQDVSCSITNTANPATYEVDKTVESAEQQADGSWLITYEVTVENTSVVSPLTYDLIDDLSSFGEGITIDEATWSSTNGDSGDWGDLPDTLEETLATDQPLEAGAEDVFTVIVSATVTEEAWTGETTVCSLPGSTEAGGFRNVATITINERPEVRTDCDEPGQATAVKSLFDGAQPTLNGDGTFTVKYKIEVTNESDKDLFYDLSDTPAFPAGTTFTATAVDPDGDPVGDWTGVDPDTVLADDWVIPAADGEPTVQTWVITATANVETITEIDDVKCVESTSGKGFFNGGSFSSGTIETDLEACVNIPVAKLTLTKHVDNTAIERLPITGGVASDWSLFADGPVLVDAVGNEDGVTTVVPVGEYGLWEQAIADPSSPLVPDYYDASAWECEPNEATEASSEEDPITHLIELAAGDDVTCTITNTVFAVDVGIEKRADLPEGVTAVDDTEDNEFEWVLTVTNNGRAVANLEVTDLIDPQLEITGPATFDPAENWTEDTEGNAFSATYSGVFAAGQVATIRIPVKVLPVEVEAPPAVGPDDPAPVLPPLNTEPIPNEACVAILGPDEELELSADVDLGPVADLLDLDETNDCAEAEVPVKRVDAGAYVRCIADVPWLYFDVQATENVTPGEITVTWTSADGTLTKVQTVPWDARNGRLLWPGAAVDADGIPYQFPGWRPITEEDLANPGSVVPGTRFLDLILDETVDTYPWRDTENGATITFSVNPSQSVLAVYPQALPTCAIDRPAELQIDKTASVTSTKAGGDYSYSLQVTSVGTGATNPTEVFDEIPANLRVDSITTAPAPAFPRWENCEVTGKDSSGYGGTLHCDLLGQLGPNFTSAPVIDLAVHVKEGTKVSTIENTGEVCWQTADDTEPVTECAEDTVPVTLLGGTAVTGFAGGPWVWGAAGLLVLGSLAVIWVTIRRRREAAAD; encoded by the coding sequence GTGATCGCCTCGATCGCCGTCGGCGGTCTGCTCGTCGTCGGCCTGCCGACGATGGCCTTCGCCGAGGGCGTCACCCCGACCGACCCGCCGACCGAGCAGCCCATCACGACGACGGAGACCACGCCGCCGACGGAGGCCGCGACGCCGACCGAGGAGGCCACGCCGACGGAGGCCGCGACCCCGACCGAGGAGGCGACGCCGACCGAGTCGGCGACCCCGACCGAGGAGGCGGCCGAGCCGCCCGCCGAAGAGGCACCGGCCGCCAAGCAGGCCGCGAAGGAGTCCGCCGCCGGCGATGTCGGGGTGTTCTCGGTGTTCCCGGCCGACACGGCGAACTGTACGACCGAATGCGGCAACCTCCAGATCACGAACACCGTCTCCGGCGGATCGGCGACGCCGGACCAGTGGACCATCCACGCCGTTCGCCTGAGCAACAGCGACAACTACAACTTCACGTCGGGCCAGACACGGTCCGTGCCGCGCAACAACACCTACACGCTCTACGCGGAGAACGGTCCGGCCAACTACACGACGACCGGCTTCACGTGTTCGGTCGGCGGCAGCGGCGGAGGCGACCCGACCTTCAACGCGGCCAACCGCACCGTGACCTTCAGCAACTCGAACGGCAACCCCACCCAGAAGTTCGCGAACTGCACGTTCACGCAGACCTTCACCGGCCCGGGCACCATCAACGTCCAGGTCGGTGGCGTTCGCACCGGCATCTCCGCCGTCGCTGGCCTCGCCGGCGTGACGCTGCAGCTGTACACCGACAACGCGGGTTCGTTCGGCTCGATCATCAACCAGCCGTGGGCCACCTGCGTCTCGCTCGCCTCCGGCGTCTGCACGTTCACCGTGCCGGCACCGAACGGAGCCCGCTACTGGGTGGCGCAGGCCACGCCGGGCGTCCCCGGAGGCTGGACGAAGAACGGCACGCTCGCAACCGGAACCACCCCGGCCTCCGCGCCGTACCGGTTCCAGACGTCGGTCATAAACAACGGCGGAACGTACAGCTCGACGAGCGACTTCATGATCGCCACGGGCAACACCACGAACAACGCGTCCGGCGGCATCTGGCAGAACTCGCTCGCCAACCCGCCGGCCTCCCAGAAGTGCGGCGTGCGCGTCGCGCTCGTGATCGACCTCTCCGGGTCGGTGGCACCGAACTTCACCGAACTGAAGAACGCAGCCAAGGGCTTCGTCACGGCGCTGCAGGGTACGCCGTCGCAGGTCGGCATCTTCACGTTCAACAACGTCGCCCCCGCCAGCTCGGGAGCGAACCTCGGCATCACCCCCGTCTCGACCGTCGCCGGCGCGAACACCGTGCGCAACCACATCGACGGTTTCTCGACGCCGACCGAGGCGACGAACTGGGACCGCGGCATCTACCAGGTCGCGACCAGCGGCACGCAGTACGACCTCGCGGTCGTGCTCACCGACGGCAACCCGACGGTCTACTCGAACGACGAGGGCCCCGGTAACCGCACGCGCTTCCGCGAGGTGGAGAACGGCGTGTTCTCGGCCAACGCCGTCAAGGCGCTCGGCACGCGCGTCATCGGCTTCGGTGTCGGCGACGGCGTCGGCGGCTCGCCCGACAACCTCATCGCCATCTCGGGCAACACGCTGAACTCCGACTACTTCCAGTCCGCGGACTACGACGAGGCCGGCACGATCCTCCGCAACCTCGCGCTCGGCGCCTGCGAGGGATCGATCTCGGTCGTCAAGCAGGTCGTCTCGAGCACGAGCACGGGTGAGTCGAAGACCGGCCAGACGCCGGCGGGCGGCTGGAAGTTCACCGCGGCCCCCACGACCGGTGGCATCACCCCGGCTTCGCAGGAGGGCACCACGGCCGCCGGAACCGGCGCCGTGAACCTGCCCCTGACCTTCGCGGGCGGTACCACGAGCGGCACGGTGAACGTCACTGAGGACCCGCAAGGCCACAGCATCGTGCAGACGAGCGGCAAGAACGCGGTCTGCACCGATGTCGCGACGGGCGCGGCGATCACCGTGGGCAACCTGGCGACCGGCTTCTCGGTTCCGGTGAGCTCGACGCAGGCGATCACCTGTACGGTCTGGAACCGGCCACCGTTGCCGCAGGCCACCTACAGTGTGAACAAGGTCTGGGTCGTCAACGGCGTGACCTACCAGAACGGCCAGCAGCCGATCGGCCTCACCGCGCAGCTGACCGTCGGCGGCACCAACACCCCCTGGGTGACCGTGCAGGGACCGGTTCCGGCGAACACCGTCATCTCGCTGAACGAGACCACGGGCGTCGGCTCTCGCGACCTCTGCCGCATCACCGACAGCAAGGTGACCCTCGCGAACGGCGCTGCCCCCGGCAACGGTGCGCTGCCGTACAGTGCCACGCTGCAACCCGGTGACAACACCTACACGATCACGAACACCGTCACCTGCGACAGCCAGCTGACGCTGAAGAAGACCGTGACGAACGGCGGAGTCGCCCCGAGCGTCTGGAACCTCGACGCCGTCGCTCCCGGCGGATCCCTTCCCGGGCCGAACGGTGCGACCGGCACGCCCGGCGCAACCGCACTCGTGACCCCGAACACGACCTATCCGCTCGTCGAGACCGGCGACCCGCGCTACGTGCAGACGCTCGGCCTCAACGCAGTGCCGGTTCCGCCCGCCACGGGCAGCTGGAACTGCGAGCAGGTGAACGCGGGCGGCACGGTCATCCCCGGCTTCAGCGACGGCCTCAACGGCGGCGTCACCGTGCCCCTCGGCTTCCGCGTGCAGTGCACCGCGGTGAACCAGACCGCGCTGCTCACGCTCATCAAGGACGTGGTCGAGCTCGAGGGCACCGACCCCGACCCCAGCGACTGGACGCTCACCGCGACTCCGAACGTCGCCATCCCGGGCCTGAACCCCGCGTCGACGACGACGGGCAACACCGTCCTCGTCCGTCCCGGCACGAGCTACACGATCTCCGAGTCCGGTGGCCCTGCGGGATACCAGCTGCGCGACATCCAGTGCAAGACGACGGCCGGCGGTGACTACGTGGTGACGTCGACCGTCACCGTGGCGGCCCTCGCCACCGGCACCTGCATCGTGACGAACGAGCCGATCGCCCCGCAGATCAAGCTGACGAAGGTCGTCACCGGCAACGTCGCCCCGGCGAACCAGTGGTACCTGTCCGCAACGGCAGGCGGCACGGTCGTAGGCGGCGACGGTGGAACCGGCGGCTTCGTCGACGTTCCCGCCGGCGTCCCGCTGACCCTCGCGGAGTCGACCTCACTGCCGAACGCGGGCGAGTTCCTGCCGGGAACGTGGTCGTGCTCCAAGAACGGCGGCGCCCCGGTCGCCGGGCCCTCGGTCCCGGCCCTCGCTCCGGGCGACAAGGTGGACTGCACGGTCACGAACACGCTGAAGCCGATCGTGCCGACCATCACCAAGACGGCAGCCATCCCGACGGCGAACGCCAACGGCACCTGGACCATCGGCTACGACATCGTCGTGAAGAACCCGAGCAACTTCCAGGACCTCACGTACACGCTGAGCGACCAGCTGAAGTTCGGCACGAGCGTGACGGTGAACAGTGCGACCTACCAGCTGCAGCCCGCCGGTGCGGTCACCGCGTGGAGCGTGCCGTTCGCGAACGTGCAGGCCTTCGCCGGCGTTCCGACGCTCCTCAAGGCGACGCAGCAGACCTGGCACGTGACGGTCAACGCGACGGTCGCCCCGAACACGGTGCCGAGCACTGATCCCGCCGCGTGCAAGACCGGCACTCCTGGCAACGTCGGATTCCTCAACTCGGCCGTGATGACGGTCGCGGGCACGACGTACCCCGCCCAGGACTGCGCGGTCCCGGTCAACCCGACCATCACCAAGGTCGGCGGCACCGCCGTCGACAACGGTGACGGCACGTGGACCCTCCCGTACACGATCACCGTCACGAACCCGTCGGCGACGACCGGCGTCGTCTACGACCTGAGGGACAAGCTCGCCCTGCCCGCCTCGGTGACGCAGGTCGGTCCGCCGGTGGTCGTGTCCAAGCCGGGCGGTGTCACCACCGTCCCGACGTGGACCGGTGCCGTACCGAACGACCTGCTGGCCGACGACATCGCCCTCGCGGGCGGAGCAGCGGCCCACGTGTACCAGATCTCCGTCCAGGTCAGCATCGACTCCGGTGACCCGGCGTACACCTGCCCGAGTGCGGGCGGCCTGAACAACACGGCGACCCTCGTCTCGGGCAACCAGACGACCGACGCCACCGGCTGCGTCACGGTCAACTCGCCCACGATCACCCACACCAAGGCGGTCGTCCCGGGTTCGGTCTCGCAGGGCAGCGACGGCAAGTGGACGATCGCCTACGACCTCGTGGTGAAGAACACCACGGCGGTCGGCGGCCTCTACACGCTGGCCGACTCGCTGCACTTCGGCACGGGAGTCGTGCTCACCGGCGCCTCGTACGCCCTGACGAAGGACTCGGTCGCATACCCGACCTCATGGGCGGGCAGCGGCAACATCGCCGTCGATGCCTACCTGGCCGGCAACACGACGACCACGTACCGCATCACGGTCTCAGGCATCGGGCTCACCGGCCCCGACCTGACGCCGGCGCAGTCCGCGTGTCCGACCGGCGGCAGCGCCAACGCCGCGTTCAACAACACCTCGACCCTCAAGGTCGCGGGCACATCGACCGATGCCTCGGCCTGTGGATTCCCGAGCGCTCCGAAGATCGTGAAGTCGGGCGCGACGTCCATGCAGCGGCTCGACGACGGCACATGGGATGTCTCGTACACGCTCACGGTGTCGAACACCGACCCGGGCGCGAAGCCGTCGTACTACACGCTGACCGATGACCCGGCGTTCCCCGCTGGTGTCGACTACCTCAGCTACCAGATCGACGCGCAGGCGCCGGTCACCCCGTACGACGGCTCGCCGTTCACGGTCGCGTCGAACAAGGCCATCGCGGCCGACGCGGTCGATGTCTACACCGTCGTGATCAACGTCGATGCACCCGCGGGCGAGATCCCGCCGGCAGAGCTCGAGTGCAAGACCGACAACAACCCCGGCGGCGTCGGCTTCCTGAACAACGCCATCGTCACGTCGGGTGAGATCACGCGCACCGACGACGACTGCACCAACATCGACCGCGGCGGTGAGCCGACGGTCGAGAAGGGCAACCCGACCGTCACGCAGGATGCGGACGGCGTGTGGACGATCGTCTACGACGTCACCGTGACCGGCAACGAGGACTTCGTCTCGAAGTACACGCTCGACGACACGCTCCGGTTCGGTCCCGAGGTCGACGTGCTGTCGGCGACGTGGACCGGCGAGACGAGCGGCGAGTGGCCCGGCCCGGTGGGCGGCCCGCCGACCGACGAGACCGCGAAGCTGGTCCCGACCGACAAGGTGATCGGCATCGCCGGCGTCCACGAGTACACCGTGACGGTGACGGCGAAGGTCGACAAGGCGGCCTTCACCGACCCGACGACGAACACGTGCGCGTTCACCGAGGTCGACCCGAACGTCGGGTTCCTCAACGAGGCCACGCTGACGTCGAACGGCATCTCTTCTTCCGACACCGGATGCGGCCTTCCCGCCCAGCCGAAGATCGAGAAGAGCTCCGTCGGCGACGTGACCAAGGTCGGCGACCACTGGGAGGCGACCTACACGGTCACGGTCCAGAACCTCAGCGCCACTCAGGCCCTCGTCTACGACCTGTCCGACACGCCTGACTTCGCGGGCGACGTCTCGATCACCGATCGCGAGGTCACCAGTTCGGATGTCACGGTGAACCCGGCCTGGAACGGGGCATCGTCTTCCGACGATGTGGTCGTCGAGGACCAGGAGCTCCTGGGCGGCGCGACGCACACCTTCACGGTGGTCGTCTCGTTCACCGTCGACGACGTCGACGGCAGCGACGAGCTGCTCTGCGAGGGCGAAGACGGCAAGGGCCTGCTGAACGGGGCGACCGTCACCTCCGGCGACACCTACACCGACGACGCCTGCTTCGACGTCCCCGTGGTCGTCCTGCTCGACAAGGAGTGGGTCATCGACGGCGGTGCTCCGATCGCTTGGGACAGCGACGACCTGCCCGACGGCTTCAGCGCCCAGGGCACGCTCGATGGTCAGAACGTCGAGTGGGACACCGAGTACGGTCCCTACGCACTGAACGACGAGGTCACGGTCGGTGAGACCGGCGTCCAGGTTCCCGAGAACTGCGAGCTCGTGGATTCGAGCGGCACGGGTGACCAGACGCTCGAGAACACGTTCAACACCTTCCTGGTGACCAACTACGTCGACTGCACGCAGACGGTCACGCTCACGAAGGTCGTGCAGAACCCCAACGGCGGCGACGCCGTGGCGGCCGACTGGACCCTGAGCGGCGAGAACGTGGGCGACGACAGTGACACGTTCACTGGCGAAGGCACGGCATCCGGCACGGTCGACGTCAACGTCGGCTACACGCTGAACGAGGTCTCCACGAAGTGGGTGAACGGAGTCGAGTACGAGGTCACGGCGACCTGGACCTGCGAGTCCGAGAGCGGCCCTGACGCCTTCACGCTCCTGAGCACGCCCGGCTCGGTCAACGCCACGCTGACGGTGAACACGCTCGGCGCGAGTGTCGACTGCACCATCACCAACTCCGACATCGCACCGACGCTCGAGCTCGAGAAGATCGTCAAGCCCGACTCGGTGGCGACGGACTTCCCGCCGTCGCTGTGGACGCTCACCGCGAGCGACAACGGCACCACGGTGATCGAGGGTGACGGCGCCGCCAGCGGCCCGGTGGAGTCGAACGTCTCCTACGACCTCGCCGAGAGCGCGGACTTCGAAGGATCCGACGAGTTCGAGTCCGGCGAGTGGGTGTGCTTCGACAACAGCCAGACGCCGCCGGTGCCGGTGGAACTCGACGACGACGCCGTGGTGCTCCAGCCCGGACAGGACGTCTCCTGCTCGATCACGAACACGGCGAACCCCGCCACGTACGAGGTCGACAAGACGGTCGAGTCCGCTGAGCAGCAGGCCGACGGCTCGTGGCTCATCACCTACGAGGTCACGGTGGAGAACACCAGCGTGGTCTCCCCGCTGACCTACGACCTGATCGACGACCTCTCGTCGTTCGGCGAGGGCATCACGATCGACGAGGCGACCTGGTCGTCGACCAACGGCGACTCGGGCGACTGGGGCGATCTGCCCGACACGCTCGAGGAGACGCTGGCCACGGACCAGCCGCTCGAGGCGGGCGCCGAGGACGTCTTCACGGTGATCGTGTCCGCGACCGTGACCGAAGAGGCGTGGACCGGCGAGACCACGGTCTGCTCCCTGCCCGGTTCGACCGAGGCCGGCGGCTTCCGCAACGTGGCCACGATCACGATCAACGAGCGGCCCGAGGTTCGCACCGACTGCGACGAGCCGGGTCAGGCGACGGCCGTCAAGTCGCTGTTCGACGGCGCACAACCGACGCTGAACGGCGACGGCACGTTCACGGTCAAGTACAAGATCGAGGTGACGAACGAGAGCGACAAGGATCTGTTCTACGACCTGAGCGACACCCCGGCGTTCCCCGCCGGTACGACGTTCACGGCGACGGCGGTCGATCCCGACGGCGACCCCGTCGGCGACTGGACCGGCGTCGACCCCGACACGGTGCTCGCCGACGACTGGGTGATCCCGGCCGCCGACGGTGAGCCGACGGTGCAGACCTGGGTGATCACGGCCACGGCCAACGTCGAGACGATCACCGAGATCGACGACGTGAAGTGCGTCGAGAGCACCTCGGGCAAGGGCTTCTTCAACGGCGGATCGTTCTCGTCGGGCACGATCGAGACCGATCTCGAAGCCTGCGTCAACATTCCGGTCGCGAAGCTGACGCTCACCAAGCACGTCGACAACACGGCGATCGAGAGGCTGCCCATCACGGGCGGTGTGGCGAGCGACTGGTCGCTCTTCGCAGACGGCCCCGTGCTGGTCGACGCGGTCGGCAACGAGGACGGCGTCACCACGGTGGTCCCGGTGGGCGAGTACGGCCTCTGGGAGCAGGCGATCGCCGATCCGTCGAGCCCGCTCGTGCCCGACTACTACGATGCCTCGGCCTGGGAGTGCGAACCGAACGAGGCGACGGAAGCCTCTTCCGAGGAGGATCCGATCACTCACCTGATCGAACTCGCAGCCGGCGACGACGTGACGTGCACGATCACGAACACGGTGTTCGCGGTGGATGTCGGCATCGAGAAGCGTGCCGACCTGCCCGAGGGCGTGACCGCGGTGGACGACACCGAGGACAACGAGTTCGAGTGGGTGCTCACGGTCACGAACAACGGACGAGCGGTCGCGAACCTCGAGGTGACCGACCTCATCGACCCGCAGCTCGAGATCACGGGTCCGGCGACCTTCGATCCGGCCGAGAACTGGACGGAGGACACCGAGGGCAACGCGTTCAGCGCCACCTACAGCGGCGTCTTCGCGGCCGGCCAGGTCGCCACGATCCGCATCCCGGTGAAGGTCCTGCCCGTCGAGGTCGAGGCCCCGCCCGCTGTCGGTCCCGATGACCCGGCGCCGGTGCTTCCGCCGCTGAACACGGAGCCGATCCCGAACGAGGCGTGCGTCGCCATCCTGGGCCCCGATGAGGAGCTCGAGCTTTCGGCGGACGTCGATCTCGGACCTGTGGCGGACCTGCTCGACCTCGATGAGACGAACGACTGCGCCGAGGCGGAGGTGCCGGTCAAGCGAGTCGACGCCGGCGCGTACGTCCGATGCATCGCGGATGTCCCGTGGCTGTACTTCGACGTACAGGCGACCGAGAACGTCACTCCCGGTGAGATCACCGTGACGTGGACCTCGGCCGACGGCACGCTCACCAAGGTGCAGACCGTTCCGTGGGACGCTCGCAACGGCCGGCTGCTCTGGCCGGGCGCCGCGGTCGATGCCGACGGCATTCCGTACCAGTTCCCGGGATGGCGTCCGATCACCGAGGAGGATCTCGCGAACCCCGGCTCGGTCGTTCCGGGCACCAGGTTCCTCGACCTGATCCTCGATGAGACGGTCGACACGTACCCGTGGCGCGACACGGAGAACGGCGCGACGATCACCTTCTCGGTGAACCCGAGCCAGAGCGTCCTCGCGGTCTACCCGCAGGCTCTGCCGACCTGTGCGATCGACCGTCCGGCCGAGCTGCAGATCGACAAGACCGCGAGCGTCACCAGCACGAAGGCGGGCGGCGACTACAGCTACTCGCTGCAGGTGACGTCGGTCGGCACGGGAGCAACCAACCCGACCGAGGTGTTCGATGAGATCCCGGCGAACCTCCGGGTCGACTCGATCACGACGGCCCCGGCTCCGGCGTTCCCGCGCTGGGAGAACTGCGAGGTGACGGGCAAGGACTCGAGCGGATACGGTGGCACGCTCCACTGCGACCTGCTCGGGCAGCTCGGGCCGAACTTCACGTCGGCGCCGGTCATCGACCTGGCGGTGCACGTGAAGGAGGGCACCAAGGTCTCCACGATCGAGAACACCGGTGAGGTCTGCTGGCAGACGGCCGACGATACGGAGCCGGTCACGGAGTGCGCGGAGGACACCGTCCCCGTGACGCTCCTGGGCGGAACCGCGGTGACCGGGTTCGCGGGCGGCCCGTGGGTCTGGGGGGCCGCCGGCCTCCTGGTCCTCGGCAGCCTGGCCGTGATCTGGGTCACGATCCGACGGCGTCGGGAGGCGGCCGCCGACTGA